A part of Hippea maritima DSM 10411 genomic DNA contains:
- the atpB gene encoding F0F1 ATP synthase subunit A: MEAPSFLDFIIHVTGLPGYLVFSWFMILVIISLALIVRSSLKLMPEGIQNVAESVVYGIYSFVEDILGKEETPKHFPLLATLAIVIFFYNIVELIPGFIPPTSNLNTTLSMALIVFLYYQFLGFKRHGIKYIKHFMGPVWWLVPLILPIEIIGHFARIVSLSVRLFGNIFGDDLLLAVVFFLAPWLVPLPVMALVLLAASIQAFIFFLLSTLYIADAINEAH, from the coding sequence ATGGAAGCACCAAGTTTCTTAGATTTTATAATTCATGTCACTGGTTTACCAGGTTATCTTGTTTTTAGTTGGTTTATGATTTTGGTTATCATTAGTCTGGCTTTAATTGTCAGGTCATCCTTGAAACTGATGCCAGAGGGTATTCAAAATGTAGCAGAAAGCGTTGTTTATGGGATTTACAGCTTTGTGGAAGATATATTGGGCAAAGAAGAAACTCCAAAGCATTTTCCTTTGCTTGCAACCTTGGCTATAGTTATCTTTTTCTATAACATAGTAGAATTAATACCAGGTTTTATACCACCTACATCCAATTTGAATACAACGCTGTCTATGGCTTTAATTGTTTTCCTTTATTATCAATTTTTAGGTTTCAAAAGGCATGGCATAAAATACATAAAACATTTTATGGGCCCTGTATGGTGGCTTGTGCCGTTAATTCTACCAATAGAGATAATAGGACATTTCGCAAGAATAGTATCGCTCTCCGTCAGGTTATTCGGTAATATTTTTGGTGATGATTTACTCTTAGCTGTTGTTTTCTTCTTAGCACCATGGCTTGTTCCTCTGCCCGTTATGGCTTTGGTTTTACTTGCGGCAAGTATTCAGGCGTTTATATTCTTCTTGCTTAGCACGCTGTATATAGCAGATGCCATAAACGAGGCACATTAA
- the hemL gene encoding glutamate-1-semialdehyde 2,1-aminomutase, with amino-acid sequence MFDKSRELFEEAKKYIAGGVNSPVRAFKNVGRHPLFIKKAKGSKIYDEDGNEFIDYVNSWGPAILGHADDEVINKTKDALDNGFSFGAPTILETELAKRIVRAFDSIEIVRFVNSGTEAAMSAIRLARGFTSRDNILKFNGCYHGHSDSLLVGAGSGSSTFGIPSSKGVPVDFAKHTILAEFNDLDGVEEIFKKHGDTIAAVIIEPVAGNMGVIKPKDGFLKGLRSICDKHGSLLIFDEVMTGFRLTYGGAQHIYNITPDITVLGKVVGGGFPVACFGAKREIMKYLAPEGDVYQAGTLSGNPVAMACGIATLDILKRKNPYKDLEKNTSKIVSRIMGLANQYGIPASGESIGSMFSVFFMENKPSNYRDVQKSNLRLFTNYFIGLLERGIYIPPSQFESNFITIKHSLEDIENTLVAVEDIFKEIASGKFYV; translated from the coding sequence ACTTTTTATTAAAAAGGCAAAGGGATCCAAGATTTACGATGAGGATGGAAATGAGTTTATTGATTATGTGAACAGCTGGGGACCTGCAATCTTGGGTCATGCTGATGACGAGGTTATAAACAAAACAAAGGATGCACTGGATAACGGATTTAGCTTTGGTGCACCTACAATTCTTGAAACTGAACTTGCCAAAAGAATAGTAAGAGCGTTTGACTCTATAGAGATTGTAAGGTTTGTAAACTCTGGCACAGAAGCGGCTATGAGCGCAATTAGGCTTGCTAGGGGTTTTACAAGCAGAGATAATATACTCAAATTTAACGGTTGCTATCATGGCCATTCTGATAGCTTATTAGTTGGAGCAGGCTCAGGCTCAAGTACTTTCGGTATACCATCGAGTAAAGGTGTACCTGTAGATTTTGCAAAACACACAATTTTGGCCGAATTTAACGATCTTGATGGTGTCGAAGAGATATTTAAAAAGCATGGTGATACTATAGCCGCAGTAATAATAGAACCTGTAGCCGGAAACATGGGTGTAATTAAACCCAAAGACGGTTTTCTGAAAGGCCTAAGAAGTATATGTGATAAACACGGAAGCCTTCTAATATTTGATGAGGTAATGACCGGTTTTAGGCTAACCTACGGTGGAGCTCAACACATTTACAATATAACACCCGACATAACGGTATTAGGTAAAGTTGTTGGAGGAGGTTTCCCTGTAGCCTGCTTTGGAGCAAAAAGGGAAATTATGAAATATTTAGCCCCCGAAGGGGATGTTTATCAGGCAGGGACTTTAAGTGGAAATCCTGTTGCAATGGCTTGTGGCATAGCTACCCTGGATATACTAAAGAGAAAAAATCCCTACAAAGACTTAGAGAAAAACACAAGCAAAATAGTGTCAAGGATCATGGGACTTGCCAATCAATATGGAATACCGGCAAGTGGTGAGTCTATAGGTTCGATGTTTAGCGTGTTTTTCATGGAAAACAAGCCATCAAACTACAGGGATGTTCAAAAGAGTAACTTAAGACTCTTTACAAATTATTTTATAGGGTTGTTAGAAAGGGGGATTTACATACCCCCATCCCAATTTGAATCCAACTTTATAACAATAAAACACTCACTTGAGGATATAGAGAATACCCTTGTTGCCGTAGAGGACATATTTAAAGAGATAGCAAGTGGCAAATTTTACGTATGA
- a CDS encoding ATP synthase subunit C, which translates to MRGKVILLALLALAVGLPALAAGDAQSAEAAANLVLKKYYMFVAMGGAIGLGLAALGGGIGQGHAVNGTALGTARNPSMSGKLLTVMMIGLAMIESLVIYMLVIVLIILYTNPFHI; encoded by the coding sequence ATGAGGGGTAAGGTTATCTTGTTAGCACTCTTGGCTTTGGCAGTTGGATTACCAGCATTGGCTGCAGGTGATGCCCAGAGCGCCGAGGCGGCTGCAAATCTGGTATTAAAGAAGTACTACATGTTTGTTGCAATGGGCGGCGCAATTGGTTTGGGCTTGGCAGCTTTAGGTGGTGGAATTGGTCAAGGGCATGCAGTCAACGGAACTGCTTTAGGAACAGCAAGGAACCCCAGCATGTCTGGTAAGCTTCTTACTGTTATGATGATCGGTCTTGCTATGATCGAATCCTTGGTCATTTACATGCTTGTTATTGTTCTGATTATTCTTTACACAAATCCATTCCACATCTAA
- a CDS encoding AtpZ/AtpI family protein → MNDRKKRREKAKFYLELYDATTIGFSVVLSILFGGALGYWLDRKFHSSYHWLFFLFLAFGIIAGFKNMFYGIKKINKGSNEDNNKKT, encoded by the coding sequence ATGAATGATCGCAAAAAAAGGCGAGAAAAGGCAAAATTCTATTTAGAGCTATATGATGCCACTACTATAGGTTTTAGTGTTGTTCTTTCCATTCTTTTTGGTGGTGCTTTAGGGTATTGGCTGGATAGAAAATTCCACTCATCTTACCATTGGTTGTTCTTTCTTTTTTTAGCATTTGGTATAATAGCAGGTTTTAAAAACATGTTCTACGGAATAAAAAAAATCAATAAAGGCTCTAATGAAGATAACAATAAAAAAACTTGA